The following proteins are co-located in the Macrobrachium rosenbergii isolate ZJJX-2024 chromosome 28, ASM4041242v1, whole genome shotgun sequence genome:
- the LOC136853905 gene encoding uncharacterized protein, protein MLARKKFSNLFIVLLATSFGASQSPFSARSVGNGHQPSSHNATSNTPVETTSERASSTSKDLIEGLNSSSVHLFLCDHPPNKFSPLFLGQSKEDCQFEGGPVNKGPFTETMVVCWAIYETIYKKAAVIHGKIPIDGNYTLILHADPALLQICLPLLERFDSCEKRDYITICWDARVAFVHDLPCHRPSESNIDFEILMGTLLLWNDTECFHLFCDGHVTMISRKVNGMQVEMINPLSIAEDSNCNILNSGITLNPGTADEIMFVANSHWPCCYGLYIIIWIGNPKKIGLQGNWGYLPLSCQIAEVFLIILVAIVAFSGFIGNLIIILVMIKSKHCFEESTIIRVSLAASDFLISVFVSVPSFFYHISPLVTEPNYYTRDLTKVNVENGTHREAHTIATSGYKLYFEGILLLQGLIFSACHIISLLSIFLLSLERYLITWRPLKYKAYSNPRRIRILAFFVWVIGVLYAFLFSIVEEGHIQVVYLNFEKLPIAFEEKYSEWDGWGVFKTTQFWMLYVIGLSVTLLSVLSIRNFHVEKIRVATEWRNLNMKVLGPYSEENRYITNTLIIMLLLFLLATAPRLVYIALYNVGYFSKHEVLFSYLSWWALMAGTAWNPWIYNFRSRLFRTEATRILLPAVLKRKLKRLI, encoded by the coding sequence ATGCTTGCAAGGAAGAAGTTTTCAAACCTATTCATAGTGCTTTTAGCTACGAGCTTCGGCGCTTCTCAGAGCCCGTTTTCTGCCAGGTCAGTTGGAAATGGGCATCAGCCGAGTTCCCACAATGCCACCTCTAACACACCTGTTGAAACCACAAGTGAAAGAGCATCATCAACCTCTAAGGATCTTATTGAGGGGCTAAATTCATCTTCCGTTCATCTGTTCCTGTGCGATCATCCTCCCAATAAATTTTCTCCCTTGTTCCTTGGACAGAGCAAAGAAGATTGTCAGTTTGAAGGTGGGCCTGTTAATAAAGGCCCTTTCACAGAGACAATGGTAGTTTGTTGGGCAATTTATGAAACTATTTATAAGAAAGCTGCTGTCATCCATGGCAAAATACCTATAGACGGAAATTATACTTTAATATTGCATGCAGATCCAGCTCTGTTACAGATCTGCTTACCACTGCTTGAAAGGTTTGATTCGTGTGAGAAAAGAGATTATATCACTATCTGCTGGGACGCAAGAGTAGCATTCGTTCACGACCTCCCGTGCCATCGTCCATCGGAGAGCAACATCGATTTTGAGATACTAATGGGCACTCTCTTGTTGTGGAATGACACAGAGTGTTTCCACCTTTTCTGCGACGGACACGTCACGATGATATCTAGGAAAGTAAATGGCATGCAGGTGGAGATGATAAACCCACTGAGCATTGCCGAAGACAGCAACTGTAACATCCTTAACAGTGGCATAACTTTGAATCCGGGAACTGCCGATGAAATAATGTTTGTTGCCAactcccactggccttgctgcTACGGCCTCTACATCATCATCTGGATTGGCAACCCCAAAAAGATTGGCCTCCAAGGTAACTGGGGATACTTGCCCTTGTCTTGTCAAATTGCAGAAGTTTTTCTGATCATCTTGGTAGCCATCGTGGCTTTCAGTGGCTTTATAGGCAATCTAATTATCATACTTGTTATGATTAAGAGTAAGCATTGCTTCGAGGAATCTACCATAATCAGGGTTTCTTTGGCTGCGTCGGACTTTCTCATATCAGTATTTGTATCTGTCCCGTCGTTCTTTTATCACATATCTCCCCTTGTGACCGAACCTAATTACTACACTCGTGATTTAACTAAAGTTAACGTTGAAAACGGTACGCATAGGGAAGCCCACACAATCGCCACCAGTGGctataaactttattttgaggGTATCTTGCTTCTTCAAGGTCTGATCTTCAGTGCCTGCCATATTATCTCTTTATTGTCAATCTTTTTGCTAAGCCTGGAAAGGTATCTGATCACGTGGAGACCGCTGAAATACAAAGCATATTCTAATCCTCGTCGTATAAGAATTCTTGCCTTCTTTGTTTGGGTAATTGGTGTTCTATACGCGTTTTTGTTTTCTATTGTGGAGGAAGGCCACATACAAGTCGTGTATCTGAATTTCGAGAAGCTCCCAATAGCCTTTGAAGAGAAGTATTCGGAATGGGATGGGTGGGGTGTGTTCAAAACGACACAGTTTTGGATGCTTTATGTCATTGGGCTGTCTGTCACTTTGCTCTCCGTCCTGTCTATCAGAAATTTCCACGTCGAAAAAATCCGAGTCGCTACTGAATGGAGAAACCTAAACATGAAAGTACTCGGTCCTTATAGCGAAGAAAACCGTTATATCACCAACACACTGATCATCATGCTACTTCTTTTTCTCCTGGCAACAGCGCCCCGACTCGTGTACATCGCTTTGTACAACGTCGGGTACTTTTCAAAGCATGAGGTCCTGTTCTCTTACTTGTCCTGGTGGGCACTGATGGCGGGAACTGCGTGGAACCCATGGATATATAATTTCAGAAGTCGCCTCTTCAGAACTGAAGCCACACGAATCTTACTCCCAGCGGTGTTAAAAAGGAAGCTAAAAAGGCTTATTTAA